The Littorina saxatilis isolate snail1 linkage group LG15, US_GU_Lsax_2.0, whole genome shotgun sequence genome contains a region encoding:
- the LOC138948026 gene encoding ciliary microtubule inner protein 2B-like encodes MREKEEDEEALERQIFGKNINLNKPKMRIHYVYQSVRDISNPPLSTGFIPRSQHFFGNRYANVCRNSVSDFEFDQRKSQAKNKEMQLIYAAQSGRTQGVDPNTLPPIHSKHVTPLNAVAEEAAPFTSHSEPPPAVPPYYLDNDNDHKKCYTGFVLRSRGQLGLGYPIIKHQALNEFTDDITHHSHVAKQPVTCSMPPAPPKDGKKIYPSESGLVPHYTGHISVQKFRFGETFGNSTQDAMRKPLPPVA; translated from the exons ATGAGGGAAAAagaagaggatgaagaagccTTGGAGCGCCAGATATTTGGGAAGA ATATTAATTTAAACAAGCCAAAAATGAGA ATACACTATGTTTACCAGTCAGTCCGTGACATTTCAAATCCTCCATTGTCCACAGGTTTCATTCCAAGAAGTCAACACTTTTTCGGAAACCGTTATGCCAACGTGTGCCGAAACTCAGTGTCCGACTTTGAATTTGatcagcgaaagtctcaggccAAGAACAAAGAAATGCAACTCATCTACGCTGCGCAGTCGGGACGTACGCAGGGCGTCGACCCCAACACACTTCCG CCAATCCACTCCAAGCACGTGACCCCGCTGAACGCAGTGGCAGAGGAGGCAGCCCCCTTCACATCCCACTCCGAACCCCCACCTGCAGTCCCCCCGTACTACCTGGATAACGACAACGACCATAAGAAAT GCTACACAGGGTTCGTCCTTCGCTCTCGCGGCCAGCTGGGTCTGGGTTACCCCATCATCAAGCACCAGGCGCTGAACGAGTTCACGGATGACATCACGCACCACAGTCACGTGGCCAAGCAGCCCGTGACGTGCAGCATGCCGCCCGCCCCGCCCAAAGACGGCAAGAAGATCTACCCCTCGGAGTCTGGCCTGGTGCCTCACTACACGGGCCACATCTCTG TGCAAAAGTTCCGATTCGGTGAAACCTTCGGGAACAGCACCCAGGATGCAATGCGCAAACCTCTTCCACCAGTGGCGTGA
- the LOC138948027 gene encoding uncharacterized protein DKFZp434B061-like, with product MCRDIDINSIGEKVENHLVEVAPREGTLTLAPREGTLTLAPREGTLTLAPREGTLTLAPREGTLTLAPREGTLTLAPRKGTLTLAPREGTLTLAPREGTLTLAPREGTLTLAPREGTLTLAPREGTLTLAPREGTLTLAPRSTMEHNTRL from the exons ATGTGTAGGGATATTGACATCAACAGTATAGGGGAAAAAGTTGAAAACCAT CTGGTCGAGGTAGCCCCAAGGGAAGGCACCCTGACACTGGCCCCAAGGGAAGGCACCCTGACACTGGCCCCAAGGGAAGGCACCCTGACACTGGCCCCAAGGGAAGGCACCCTGACACTGGCCCCAAGGGAAGGCACCCTGACACTGGCCCCAAGGGAAGGCACCCTGACACTGGCCCCAAGGAAAGGCACCCTGACACTGGCCCCAAGGGAAGGCACCCTGACACTGGCCCCAAGGGAAGGCACCCTGACACTGGCCCCAAGGGAAGGCACCCTGACACTGGCCCCAAGGGAAGGCACCCTGACACTGGCCCCAAGGGAAGGCACCCTGACACTGGCCCCAAGGGAAGGCACCCTGACACTGGCCCCACGATCCACCATGGAGCACAATACCAGACTATAG